A single window of Plectropomus leopardus isolate mb chromosome 12, YSFRI_Pleo_2.0, whole genome shotgun sequence DNA harbors:
- the ifi30 gene encoding gamma-interferon-inducible lysosomal thiol reductase, translated as MKTPLLLALTLLLCVLDGGSAVFSSCSRPPSKWCSSLDSAVQCGVLKQCLESNFNRSRQTSGEVEVGLYYESLCPGCRMFLTQMLFPTWLLLNEIMSVTLVPFGNAEEKPIGQKYTFVCQHGEEECLGNMIEACLLNMTSSAFEVINCMESSNDVIKSAESCVNLYTSDVTWESIMSCVKGDLGNQLMHQCALKTKALAPPHAYVPWITINGEHTDDLQNKAMTSLFSLVCNMYKGPKPPACGEGQRHFRSYCHKE; from the exons ATGAAGactcctctgctgctggcttTGACTCTTTTGTTATGTGTTTTGGACGGCGGTTCCGCTGTCTTCTCTTCATGCTCACGTCCTCCAtcaaagtggtgttcatctctGGACTCGGCAGTGCAGTGCGGG GTTTTGAAGCAGTGCCTCGAGTCTAACTTCAACAGATCCCGGCAGACATCAGGTGAAGTGGAGGTGGGGCTTTACTATGAGAGCCTCTGTCCTGGCTGCAGAATGTTTTTGACTCAGATGCTCTTCCCCACCTGGCTGTTGCTGAACGAAATCATGTCTGTTACTCTGGTGCCTTTCGGTAATGCAGAG GAGAAACCTATTGGACAGAAGTATACTTTCGTGTGCCAGCATGGAGAAGAGGAATGTCTTGGCAACATGATTGAG GCTTGTCTATTGAACATGACCAGCAGTGCGTTCGAGGTCATCAACTGCATGGAATCCTccaatgatgtcatcaagtcagCTGAGAGT TGTGTGAACCTCTACACCTCTGATGTGACCTGGGAAAGCATCATGAGCTGTGTGAAAGGGGACTTGGGAAACCAGCTGATGCATCAGTGTGCCTTGAAGACTAAAGCCCTGGCCCCTCCCCACGCGTATGTGCCCTGGATAACCATTAATGGG gAGCACACAGATGACTTGCAGAACAAGGCCATGAcgtctctcttctctcttgtCTGCAACATGTACAAG ggtCCCAAGCCCCCCGCCTGTGGAGAGGGCCAGAGACACTTCAGAAGCTACTGCCACAAAGAGTGA